CTTGTAGGTGGAGGTCAGGATGTTCTCCATGCGCTTCTGCGCGGTCTCCGGGTCCCAGCGCAGGGTGGCGACCGTCTTGAAGTCGGTCTGGCCGGACTTCACGACCAGCGTGCCGTCCTTGATGTACGGGTCGAGGATGCTCTTCGCGCCGTTGAAGAAGAACGTCGCGTTGTTGTCGTCCGGCGAACCCGCGAACAGCTCGATGTTGAACGGGCCCTTCGCGTCGCCCTTGCTGCCGTCCGCCTTCAGCACGCCCAGACCGGTCAGCAGCGAGGTGGCCTGCTGCACACCGACCTTGAAGTTGTCGAACGTGGTGTAGTAGTCCACCGTCGCGCTGTCGCGGATCAGCCGGTCGTACGCGATCACCGGGATCTTCGCGGCCTCGGCGTTGTCCAGCTGCGAGGAGAGCGCGGTGCCGTCGATCGACGCGATGATCAGCAGCTTGGCACCCTTGCTGATCTGCGCGTCCAGCTGCTGCGTCTGGGTCGGGATGTCGTTCTCCGCGTACTGCAGATCGACCTTGTAACCCAGACCCTCGAGCTGCGACTTGAGGTTGTCGCCGTCGTGGATCCAGCGCTCCGACGACTTGGTCGGCATCGTGATACCGATCAGCGCACCGGCAGTGTTGCCGCCGGCCGCCTCCTTGTCGGTGGTCTTCTCGGCGTCCCCACAGGCGGCCATGGTCGTCACCAGTGTGGCAGCGGCGAACGCTGCCGCGAGCCGGGTGTATTTCACGGTGATTCTCCTCTTTGAGAGCGGTGTTACAGGGGGCGGGCCAGACGGTGGTACGCCTGGTTCCACCGCACTCGATCGGCGAAGTCGTCGGTCGTCGTGCGGTCTTCGATGAGCAGCAGCTCGGTCTGGGCCATCGTCGCGAAGTCACGGAGGACCTCCGCGCCGACAGCCTGGGTGAGGACGGTGTGGTGCGGACCGCCCGCGGTGAGCCAGCACTCGGCCGACGTCGACAGCGACGGCGCAGGCTTCCACACCGCGCGGGCGACAGGCAAATTGGGCAGCGGCTCGTCCGGCGGGACCACCTCGACAACGTTCGCCACCAGGCGGAAACGGTCACCCAGATCGGCCAGGCCGATCACCACACCGTCACCGGGAGCCGCGTCGAACACCAGACGCACCGGGTCCTCCCGGCCGCCGATGCCCAGCGGGTGAATCTCGACACGCGGCCGGGACGCCGCGATGGTGGGGCAGACCTCGAGCATGTGCGCGCCGAGGATCTTCGGCTCACCCGGGCCGAAGTGGTACGTGTAGTCCTCCATGAACGAGGTGCCCCGGTCCGAGCCGGCGCCCATCGCCTTCACGGTGGCCAGCAGCGCG
Above is a genomic segment from Actinoplanes ianthinogenes containing:
- the chvE gene encoding multiple monosaccharide ABC transporter substrate-binding protein, whose translation is MKYTRLAAAFAAATLVTTMAACGDAEKTTDKEAAGGNTAGALIGITMPTKSSERWIHDGDNLKSQLEGLGYKVDLQYAENDIPTQTQQLDAQISKGAKLLIIASIDGTALSSQLDNAEAAKIPVIAYDRLIRDSATVDYYTTFDNFKVGVQQATSLLTGLGVLKADGSKGDAKGPFNIELFAGSPDDNNATFFFNGAKSILDPYIKDGTLVVKSGQTDFKTVATLRWDPETAQKRMENILTSTYKGGTKINGVLSPYDGISIGILSALKSGGYGTDGKYPVVTGQDAELASTKSIIKGEQYSTIYKDTRQLAKVTGEMADAILKGQTPTTNNTTDYDNGKKVVPAQLLQSVIVDKSNYQKELVDSGYYTADQLK